In the genome of Raphanus sativus cultivar WK10039 chromosome 9, ASM80110v3, whole genome shotgun sequence, the window CGCCTTCACCACCAGCCTCACCACTAGAGCGTCCCGTTCAATCTCCTCCTCCTTCAGATCGTCCCATTTacactcctcctccaccacTAGAGTATACTACTCCATCGCATTCAGATTCTTTGCCACCACCAACATTCTTTTCTCCTCCTATTGCTCCTCCTCATAGTACTACTAGTAGTGGCATCGGTACTGGACCTATCCTTGGCATCACCCTCGCAGCCACTCTTGTGTTCTTCACTCTCATTTGCCCTCCTTGTCTGGTGCATAAGAAGACGAGAAAAACGTCTCTCAGCTGTTAGCAGTGGCGGCTACATCAGCTCCTCTTCTCCAAGATCAGGTATATTAGCTTTCCTTAACACGTCACCACCATCTCTTTCTCGTCTCTTGACTTTTTTTATCATTCCCATATGCGCACAGACTCAGCTTTCTTTAGAACAACCCATTCATCTGCACCACAATCAGAATCAGGCGGCTTGGGCAACTCAAAGGCCTTGTTCTCATACCAAGAACTCCTCAAGGCAACAAACGGTTTCTCGCAAGAGAATCTTCTAGGTGAAGGTGGGTTCGGCTGCGTCTACAAAGGAGTGTTACCAGATGGGAGAGTCGTAGCTGTGAAACAACTTAAAGTCGGTGGAGGACAAGGCGACCGTGAGTTCAAAGCTGAGGTCGAGACCCTCACAAGAATCCATCACCGTCATTTGGTTTCCATCGTGGGACATTGCATCTCCGATGACCGTAGATTGCTTATTTATGATTTTGTCTCTAACAACGACCTTTACTTCCACCTTCATTGTAAgtccaaagaggttctggacTGGGTGACACGTGTTAGAATCGCTGCTGGTGCGGCTCGTGGACTAACTTACCTCCATGAAGATTGTAAGTTAATGTTTCTCTGCTCACTAAGTCTTAAACCATTTGACCATTCTTACTGGAgatgtctatttttttttgtcaggtCATCCTCGTATCATTCACAGGGACATTAAGTCGTCTAACATTCTGTTAGAGGACAACTTTGATGCTAGGGTAAACACATTAGTCTTAAACCTTAAATATGGTGACAttgaaaaaatatctaaaaatctCTCAAACTCTCCTCTTGTAGGTTTCTGACTTTGGTCTTGCAAGATTAGCTCTAGACTGTAACACTCATATCACCACAAGGGTTATGGGAACATTTGGGTACGTTCTTGCTTTGTCTTACTTTGATTAAAGGGCCCCACTACATACATTGCTATCTTAGTTGAAATGTGTTGTTATATTCAGCTACTTGGCTCCTGAATATGCATCAAGTGGGAAACTAACAGAGAAATCAGATGTATACTCCTTTGGAGTTGTTCTTCTAGAGTTAATCACTGGACGTAAACCTGTTGATACATCCCAACCACTTGATGAAGAGAGCCTTGTCGAATGggtacacacacacacaccttcGAACCTTCCTAAACAGATTAGTCCTTTAAACCTGTTTCCATCTATGTTGCTGTTGTTTCAGGCACGGCCTCTGATAAGTCATGCCTTAGAAACCGAGGAGTTCGGTTCTTTAGCAGATCCTAAGCTTGGAGGAAACTATGTGGACTCCGAAATGTTTAGGATGATTGAAGCAGCAGGAGCCTGTGTTCGCTATTCAGCTGCCAAGAGGCCCCGGATGGGACAAGTAACATAAACATTTTTCTCTTCTTGTTTACTTACTCtcaaaagagtttttttttttaaaatgaatcttgaaatgtttttttatttttgcagatTGTGAGAGCTCTTGAGAGTTTGTCTGCGGAAGATCTCACCAATGGGATGAGACTAGGTGAAAGCGAGGTCTTTCACTCAGCTCAACAGTCGGCAGAGATAAGATTGTTCAGAAGAATGGCATTTGGTAGCCAAAACTACAGTACAGATTTTTTCACACATACTAGTTACAACAGCAGAGACCAAAACGTGTAAATATTTATCTATACACaagattttctttttgatctCCTGAGCAACAAAACACCATCAAGAAAACATCCAAGTTTTGTCTGAAAAAAGCTCCACACATCTCTTAATGGCAGCAGAACCTCCTTGAGTGCTCAAAACAGTACGAATCTCCTTTTGTTTTAAGTTCATGTTCTTTGTCTATTTTGTGAAACTAAAGAGACTTACCAAATACACTTTGCAGAAACAGAGGAGCATGTGGTAGTAGAGGAAGATGAGCAATAAGGGTTTAGTTATGTTCTTGAACAAGAGAGGTTTTGTTTCTTACATTAAAGTACTTTTtgtatctattttttttttttttgatattttacctTCAAGTTTTTGCATATTCTGCGCCATATCTCATTCTTATACGTAATGATAAATCAACAAGGAGAAGAGTATAAATCAAAGGAAAGATTGTTAGTTTGCTTTGACGTCCAAGATACCTAAACAATGCTTTTTAGAAGTTGTCTAAAGATCCCATGTGGATTTTTTCATACAGttatgaacaaaaaaacaaacacatggGACGTTGCTTTGCGTTGCATTGTTTGATACCAATATTGGCAAAGTAACATATATTCCTTTTGACACAATCCTATGTAACCTCTTACTCTATGTTTCCGTCTTCCTTCCTTTATATCTTTGTTGTTTTTTACCTAAACAGTTCCAATGTCCATCAAGAATAATAATGGAACAAGATTGTGGTGCTTTTGCAGCAGATTGTGTTGTCCTCTGCTGCTGCTGCGAGTGCTTTATCCTACAAGTCTttatcttcctcttcttcaagTTTCCATCTAAAGTTGCTCACAAGATGAAGAGGTTTGTGATCAGGAGGctcagaagaaagaagagaagattcCTCCTACCTGCAAAGGATGAGATAAGTTGCAGAGAAGAGGAGCGTTTGTCTGGTGATGTCTCCAGAGTTAGTTGCATGGAAGATATTGAGGAGATGTTGCATGAACTTTCCATGGAAGGAGAGTTTGTGTTTGGGAGTTTCTGGCGTCATGGAGAGACTACAAACAACGATTTAGACTTCGGAAACTCACAATATGAAATAGCAAGAAACCAATAATGATCATTCCTATCATTGATCACACAAGATGTCTTTAAGAGGACACAAAgctgtatatatataacttagATGCAAACCACTGGCTATCTCTCTACTGGTGTGTAATCTTCACAGTTCACTGTAAGAATCTACTTTGGTTAATCAGGCAAGGCAGCAAGAATCAGAATGTACAAACACCAGGTCTGAAGCAAGAAGCTATTTATATGTACGTAACGTCCTTGCAAGTCAGTTTTGGAAATGGTTATATTGTCATCATGACTCAGGCTCTGATCTCCTCACTGATCTCTTTTTAGCTTCTAATCTCGCGGTGAACCCAACGGTTGTAGGCCTTATTG includes:
- the LOC108827637 gene encoding uncharacterized protein LOC108827637; protein product: MSNKGLVMFLNKRDCVVLCCCCECFILQVFIFLFFKFPSKVAHKMKRFVIRRLRRKKRRFLLPAKDEISCREEERLSGDVSRVSCMEDIEEMLHELSMEGEFVFGSFWRHGETTNNDLDFGNSQYEIARNQ